Genomic segment of Streptomyces zhihengii:
GAGGTGGTGGGGCTGCTGCGCGGCGAGGCCGGCTCGCGGGTGGCCGTCGGCCTGGAGCGGGGCGACCGGACGTGGACCGCCGCCCTCACCCGTGCGCGGCTGACGACGCAGTCCGTCACCGTGCGCCGGGTCGACGGCGCCGTGGTGATCAAGGTCGACTCCTTCACCAAGGGCACCGGCGCCCAGGTGCGGGACGCGGTGCGCGGCGCCCCCGAGGGCGCGGGCGTCCTGCTGGACCTGCGGGGCAACGCGGGCGGGCTGGTCGCCGAGGCCGTCACCGCGGCCTCCGCCTTCCTCGACGGCGGCCTGGTCGCCACCTACGACGTCCGCGGCGACCAGCAGGCCCTCTACGCGGAGGCCGGCGGGGACACCGCGCGGCCGCTGGTCGCGCTGGTCGACGGGGGCACCATGAGCGCGGCCGAGCTGCTGACCGGGGCGCTCAAGGACCGCGGCCGTGCGGTCACCGTCGGATCGCGGACCTTCGGCAAGGGCTCGGTGCAGATGCCCAGCCGGCTCCCCGACGGCTCGGTCGCCGAGCTGACCGTGGGCCACTACCGCACACCGGCCGGTCACAGCGTCGACGGACAGGGGATCACCCCCGACCTGGTGGCGGCCGAGAGCGCGGAGAAGCGGGCCCGGACGGTATTGGGTGGCCTCAAGGGGGCCCCGTAGTGCGAAAATGACCGCACTATGGCAAAGGAAACAGGGCGCAAGCTGATCGCCCAGAACAAGAAGGCGCGGCACGACTACCACATCCTCGACACCTACGAGTGCGGTCTGGTGCTGACGGGGACCGAGGTGAAGTCGCTGCGCCAGGG
This window contains:
- a CDS encoding S41 family peptidase; the protein is MSDPDTSPRPHGSRRGAALTLVFATVLATAAATGGLPRAEERPDDTAPAVRSAAATLDREDVARAAAEAMADGKSGTEAAEQFVSRSGDRWSAVYDSEEYEEFEDALDGEYTGVGLGARRTRDGGVEVSQVQPGGPAAGAGIRPGDRLRTVDGQDVAMRPVTEVVGLLRGEAGSRVAVGLERGDRTWTAALTRARLTTQSVTVRRVDGAVVIKVDSFTKGTGAQVRDAVRGAPEGAGVLLDLRGNAGGLVAEAVTAASAFLDGGLVATYDVRGDQQALYAEAGGDTARPLVALVDGGTMSAAELLTGALKDRGRAVTVGSRTFGKGSVQMPSRLPDGSVAELTVGHYRTPAGHSVDGQGITPDLVAAESAEKRARTVLGGLKGAP